One window from the genome of Paraconexibacter algicola encodes:
- a CDS encoding tyrosine-type recombinase/integrase, translated as MSAKQKPRRAYGVGTLETRVNKHGREVYYGRFRAGGRQIRRKLGLKRRAGESTGMTKAEAERALQKLIEAYARLTPVSERINLQVAGERYLVHLEQVMKRKPTTIQDYEIMLRKHLVPFFKGRSLENVDTQLVADYLVAKQLDGLASKTVGNQLTFLHGVFRHAMKKGWASANPVAAVDRPREDVTDPDIRFLTHEELEALLRAVDDPEFAQVDYPLFLVAATCGLRQGELVALRWRDVDWTAGVIRVRRNYTRGNWGTPKSRRSSRAVPMIDRTEGALDRLHQQSRYREDDDLVFGHPELGSVLDASKLRKRFKKALDDAGVRAIRFHDLRHTFGTQAAAAGVPLRTLQEWMGHRDYKTTLIYADYAPRSQERQMMERAFANPHASGLAVQDARC; from the coding sequence ATGAGCGCCAAGCAGAAGCCGCGTCGCGCGTACGGCGTCGGCACCCTCGAGACCAGGGTCAACAAGCACGGGCGTGAGGTCTACTACGGCCGCTTCCGCGCCGGCGGCCGACAGATCCGCCGCAAGCTCGGGCTGAAACGGCGGGCCGGCGAGTCGACCGGAATGACCAAGGCCGAGGCGGAGCGGGCCCTGCAGAAGCTCATCGAGGCCTACGCACGCCTCACGCCCGTCTCGGAGCGAATCAATCTGCAGGTCGCCGGTGAGCGCTACCTCGTGCACCTCGAGCAGGTGATGAAGCGCAAGCCGACCACGATCCAGGACTACGAGATCATGCTCCGCAAGCATCTCGTCCCGTTCTTCAAGGGCAGGTCGCTTGAGAACGTCGACACCCAGCTCGTCGCCGACTACCTCGTCGCCAAGCAGCTCGACGGGCTCGCAAGCAAAACCGTCGGCAACCAGCTCACGTTCCTCCACGGCGTCTTCCGCCACGCCATGAAGAAAGGCTGGGCCAGCGCCAACCCGGTCGCCGCCGTCGATCGACCGCGGGAGGACGTGACCGACCCGGACATCCGATTCCTGACCCACGAGGAACTCGAAGCGCTCCTCCGGGCAGTGGATGACCCGGAGTTCGCGCAGGTCGACTACCCGCTCTTCTTGGTCGCTGCGACCTGCGGTCTGCGCCAGGGCGAACTCGTCGCACTTCGCTGGCGCGACGTCGACTGGACCGCCGGCGTCATCCGCGTTCGGCGCAACTACACACGCGGGAACTGGGGCACCCCGAAATCCCGCCGCTCCAGCCGGGCGGTCCCGATGATCGATCGCACGGAAGGGGCGCTCGACCGGCTCCACCAGCAGTCCCGCTACCGAGAGGACGACGACCTCGTCTTCGGCCACCCCGAGCTGGGCTCCGTCCTCGACGCCTCCAAGCTCCGCAAGCGCTTCAAGAAAGCGCTCGACGACGCAGGAGTTCGAGCAATCCGATTCCACGATCTCCGACACACCTTTGGGACACAGGCCGCGGCGGCCGGCGTACCCCTCCGGACGTTGCAGGAGTGGATGGGCCACCGCGACTACAAGACCACGCTGATTTACGCCGACTATGCCCCGCGGTCGCAGGAACGACAGATGATGGAGCGAGCTTTTGCCAACCCGCACGCGAGCGGATTGGCAGTGCAGGACGCCCGCTGCTGA